A single genomic interval of Gossypium raimondii isolate GPD5lz chromosome 11, ASM2569854v1, whole genome shotgun sequence harbors:
- the LOC105761125 gene encoding proteasome subunit beta type-4 — translation MNFTASKQPENCLLGPESDSQRTLYPYVTGTSVVALKYKDGILMAADMGGSYGSTLRYKSVERMKPIGKHSLLGASGEISDFQEILKYLDELILYDNMWDDGNSLGPKEVHNYLTRVMYNRRNKFNPLWNSLVLGGVKKGEKYLGTVSMIGVNFEDNHVATGFGNHLARPILRQEWHENLSFEDGVKLLEKCMRVLLYRDRSAINKLQIAKITEEGMTISPPYSLKTYWEFAAFENPTQGAVGSW, via the exons ATGAAT TTTACGGCTTCAAAGCAACCTGAAAATTGCTTGCTTGGCCCTGAATCTGACTCCCAAAGGACACT GTATCCATATGTGACAGGAACATCAGTCGTGGCTTTAAAGTATAAAGATGGGATTTTGATGGCTGCTGATATGGGAG GTTCGTATGGGTCCACCCTGCGGTACAAGAGTGTGGAGCGAATGAAGCCTATTGGCAAGCATTCCCTTCTGGGTGCTAGTGGGGAAATCAGTGATTTCCAAGAGATTTTGAAGTATCTTGACGAGCTTAT CTTATATGACAATATGTGGGATGACGGCAACTCTTTGGGGCCTAAAGAGGTGCACAATTACTTGACTCGAGTTATGTACAACAGGCGCAACAAGTTCAATCCATTATGGAACTCCCTTGTACTTGGTGGAGTTAAAAAAGGAGAGAAGTATCTTGGAACG GTCAGTATGATTGGTGTAAACTTTGAGGACAATCATGTTGCAACTGGTTTCGGAAACCACCTTGCACGACCAATTCTTCGACAAGAGTGGCATGAGAACTTGAGCTTTGAGGATGGTGTTAAATTACTGGAGAAATGCATGCGTGTTCTCCTCTATCGTGATAGATCAGCTATTAACAAGCTTCAG ATAGCTAAGATCACTGAAGAAGGCATGACGATTTCCCCGCCATATTCGTTAAAGACCTACTGGGAGTTCGCTGCTTTTGAGAATCCTACTCAGGGTGCTGTAGGATCATGGTAG